From Nicotiana tabacum cultivar K326 chromosome 22, ASM71507v2, whole genome shotgun sequence, one genomic window encodes:
- the LOC107821104 gene encoding adenylate isopentenyltransferase 3, chloroplastic-like has product MDKLVVVMGATGAGKSRLSVDLATHFGGEIVNSDKIQVYKGLDVATNKITEEERCGIPHHLLGAIDPHKEFEAKNFCDMASLAINSITCRGKLPIIVGGSNSFIEALFYDKTYEVYTRYNFCFLWVDVSMHVLNSFLTKRVDKMVEKGLVNEVRNMFNPKNADYSKGIRKAIGVPEFDRYFRAELSNSVDEETRIKLLEEAINEVKINNCKLASQQLEKIKRLINVKGWNVHRLDATEVYKKRGNEEEEMVEELWKNLVVGQSKRIMDRFLCENYRSSMDCSNDGTAINIAISAMAAASYY; this is encoded by the exons ATGGACAAGCTTGTGGTGGTGATGGGAGCCACCGGTGCCGGAAAATCAAGACTCTCCGTCGACTTAGCCACTCATTTCGGGGGAGAAATTGTCAACTCCGACAAAATACAAGTGTACAAAGGGCTTGATGTAGCAACGAACAAAATTACCGAAGAAGAACGTTGTGGAATACCTCATCATCTATTAGGTGCTATTGATCCTCACAAGGAGTTCGAAGCCAAGAACTTCTGTGACATGGCTTCACTTGCTATTAACTCCATTACTTGCCGTGGGAAGCTTCCGATCATCGTCGGAGGATCGAATTCGTTCATTGAGGCACTCTTCTACGATAAAACCTACGAAGTATATACGAG GTACAACTTTTGTTTTCTCTGGGTGGACGTGTCCATGCACGTACTAAATTCTTTTTTGACCAAACGAGTGGACAAAATGGTCGAGAAAGGACTTGTCAACGAGGTAAGAAACATGTTCAATCCTAAAAATGCAGATTACTCCAAAGGCATTCGAAAAGCAATTGGTGTCCCAGAATTCGATCGTTATTTTCGGGCTGAATTATCAAATTCCGTTGACGAGGAAACCAGAATTAAGCTACTTGAGGAAGCCATTAATGAAGTAAAAATCAACAACTGTAAATTAGCAAGCCAACAGTTAGAGAAAATAAAGAGGTTGATAAATGTTAAGGGATGGAATGTACATCGACTGGATGCTACAGAAGTGTATAAAAAACGTGGAAATGAGGAGGAAGAAATGGTGGAGGAATTGTGGAAGAATTTGGTTGTGGGACAAAGCAAAAGGATTATGGATAGATTTTTATGCGAAAACTATAGGAGTTCAATGGATTGTAGTAATGATGGGACAGCCATTAACATAGCTATATCGGCTATGGCAGCGGCATCTTACTACTAA